A window of the Coprobacter fastidiosus genome harbors these coding sequences:
- a CDS encoding DUF3737 family protein produces the protein MKTISNAEFGGERPLFESHDLRLENVIIHAGESAIKECSNIEAINCKFEGNYPFWHVHGFIIDRCFFDIGGRSALWYSDHLKMTNTRIDAPKMFREMHDIEINNVEITDADEVFWRCNRLNIKNLKLHGGTYPFMFCNDIYIDGLESDSKYIFQYVKNLELHNAKITTKDALWETENVTIYDSELNGEYLGWHSRNLRLINCKISGTQPLCYAENLILENCIMADDCDLAFEYSSVNATIKSPIHSVKNPRTGSITADSYGKIILDKNIKSPADCKLKLWDERTCFSD, from the coding sequence ATGAAAACTATATCGAATGCCGAATTCGGGGGCGAACGCCCCTTATTCGAGTCACATGACCTTCGTTTAGAAAATGTGATTATTCATGCCGGAGAATCGGCTATTAAAGAATGCAGCAACATAGAGGCCATAAATTGCAAATTTGAAGGGAATTATCCTTTTTGGCACGTACATGGTTTTATTATCGACCGATGCTTTTTCGATATCGGAGGACGTTCTGCCTTGTGGTATTCCGATCATTTAAAAATGACCAATACTCGGATCGATGCGCCTAAAATGTTTCGTGAGATGCACGATATCGAAATAAACAATGTTGAGATAACAGATGCCGACGAAGTATTTTGGAGGTGCAACAGACTGAATATAAAAAATTTGAAACTACACGGAGGGACTTACCCGTTTATGTTTTGTAACGATATTTATATCGACGGACTGGAAAGTGACAGCAAATATATATTCCAATACGTGAAAAATTTAGAGCTGCACAATGCAAAAATTACTACGAAAGATGCTTTGTGGGAAACGGAAAATGTAACAATTTACGATTCTGAATTAAACGGTGAATATTTAGGTTGGCATTCACGCAACCTGCGTCTTATAAATTGCAAAATTTCTGGCACTCAACCATTATGCTATGCCGAAAATCTCATATTGGAAAACTGCATCATGGCCGATGATTGCGATCTTGCTTTTGAGTACAGCAGTGTAAATGCCACGATCAAGAGTCCTATACATAGTGTAAAAAATCCCCGCACCGGCAGTATAACGGCCGACAGTTACGGTAAAATCATTCTTGACAAGAATATCAAGTCTCCAGCTGATTGTAAATTGAAACTTTGGGATGAAAGAACTTGTTTCTCCGATTAA
- a CDS encoding sugar O-acetyltransferase has protein sequence MTIESFKAYVKARKALNTEEIHHFMDDMSNEARRITFRLNTAYHVPDKVRELLSELFGYSVPQTLRVFPPFYTDFGKNISIGENVFINACCHFQDHGGITIGDGCQIGHNVVFATLNHGLAPEDRKTTYPAPIILGKNVWIGSNATILQDVSIGDNAIIGAGAVVTKNVEANTIVGGSPARFIKLIENK, from the coding sequence ATGACTATCGAAAGTTTCAAAGCATATGTAAAAGCACGTAAGGCTCTTAATACAGAGGAGATTCATCACTTCATGGATGATATGAGCAATGAAGCGAGGCGCATCACATTCCGGCTGAATACGGCATATCATGTTCCCGATAAAGTCAGAGAATTACTTTCCGAACTGTTTGGCTATTCTGTTCCGCAGACACTTCGAGTGTTCCCTCCATTTTATACTGATTTCGGAAAGAATATTTCCATAGGTGAGAATGTATTTATCAACGCTTGTTGCCATTTCCAAGACCACGGGGGAATAACAATCGGGGATGGTTGCCAAATCGGACACAACGTAGTGTTTGCTACACTCAATCACGGATTAGCTCCGGAAGACCGTAAAACGACTTATCCTGCACCCATTATACTCGGCAAGAATGTCTGGATAGGTTCTAATGCAACTATTCTTCAAGATGTCAGTATCGGAGATAATGCCATTATCGGAGCAGGAGCGGTTGTGACAAAAAATGTAGAGGCTAATACAATTGTAGGCGGAAGTCCTGCACGATTTATCAAATTGATCGAAAATAAATAA
- a CDS encoding cyclophilin-like fold protein → MKKNLSILFLLFIVLSITACGKSDESFISEQTENRNENNDKTDTPISGKNGHYLVLYSSRTNNTEHVAQTIQSILDCDILEVEPQIPYDDDYNSILNRAQKELEEIRQGNYPAIKTSVDNFDNYDIIFIGYPIWYGSMATPMQSFLRQHASKLSGKQIALFATSGSSDIASSVNEARSICTESILIEQSLLLTSSTLPQMESRITEWLDRIGADREESDIPESSSQNINIKIGNRTITATMEDNAAAQDFLSRLPLEVTLNDYNNTTEKIFYPSPTLTTEGVTRGCTPIPGDITIYVPWGNVAIFCKNWSHSNDLIKIGHINGNDIEALSIDGDIQVKIEQQ, encoded by the coding sequence ATGAAAAAAAATTTATCAATTTTATTTCTGCTGTTTATTGTTCTATCAATAACAGCCTGTGGAAAATCAGATGAATCGTTTATTTCGGAACAAACAGAAAACAGAAATGAGAATAACGATAAAACCGATACACCTATCTCCGGAAAAAATGGACATTATTTAGTCCTTTACAGTTCACGTACAAATAATACCGAACATGTGGCACAAACGATTCAATCAATACTCGATTGCGATATTTTAGAGGTTGAACCTCAGATTCCCTACGATGATGACTATAATTCTATACTCAATCGAGCACAAAAAGAATTAGAAGAAATCCGCCAAGGCAATTATCCTGCTATCAAAACTTCTGTCGATAATTTTGACAATTATGACATTATATTTATCGGCTATCCGATCTGGTACGGAAGCATGGCAACACCGATGCAGAGTTTTTTGCGCCAACATGCTTCAAAACTTTCCGGAAAACAAATAGCCCTGTTTGCTACAAGCGGCAGCAGCGATATTGCCTCCTCTGTTAACGAAGCACGATCGATCTGTACCGAGTCTATCCTGATCGAGCAGTCATTACTGTTGACCTCTTCAACCCTTCCGCAAATGGAGAGCCGTATTACTGAATGGCTTGACAGAATAGGTGCTGATCGGGAGGAATCGGATATACCGGAGAGTTCTTCTCAAAATATAAACATCAAGATCGGTAACCGCACCATTACCGCAACAATGGAAGACAACGCAGCTGCACAAGATTTTCTTTCCCGTCTGCCATTGGAAGTAACGTTAAATGACTACAATAATACAACCGAAAAAATCTTCTATCCTTCTCCAACCTTGACAACCGAAGGTGTTACTCGCGGTTGTACTCCCATACCCGGCGACATTACTATTTATGTTCCATGGGGAAATGTCGCCATTTTCTGCAAAAATTGGTCACATAGTAATGATCTGATAAAAATAGGACATATAAACGGTAATGATATCGAGGCTTTAAGCATTGATGGAGATATACAAGTAAAAATCGAACAACAATAA
- a CDS encoding DUF4465 domain-containing protein translates to MKRIITFLIAFAFLCKVGSVWGQTTSVMMPYGDDYDNPKTVTVTDPITFYDSGGSSSNAESWCDYPSSVCFVPGNAGEVIEVSFETVDVKSAQFRIYDGFVDVGYDDLPDGDKGVIAANSVFQSASPDGKMTVGYYCPGMSGTGWKAVVKSVSLKDMIIGECIALSTGVSSVPVGSECQPIMLINVKAEGSLNPLTVSELSFNLNGTVSVSDLQNLKVYYSGNKLQFNDAHLYASGSSGSSDIKASGSQELVSGNNYFWLVGDVTAASVVGNKIVAQCTSIKVAGNEVLETPIASVGEVYIGSELSMSAMWQNCYVGQTSLNFYDDGGPDGKISEGFKGQTTFIPSTLGRRIQIEFKKVALFSTTTSDKSDILKVYNGKSVNEADLNIQISNGDIITVTSSSDDGALTVALTSVTGALFGDGFEAVVSEVEPKEMTVKSIVAAQYTDGTIMAGDLLQPILSLNIQTENIFPIIAQTFKFTTSGTTNTADVTKASVYYTGKKAEFGSSNKIGEVILNGSSDFEITGCTQELGEGNNYFWLAYDIDPRAVAGNKIDAGCTAVVLSGKEEIIADTNPEGDRTIKNEYVSTVGTFEKTIYGSWTYTHTPKKYGSGYEAVQGNQIVTFIPYSEGKIIELEYQDFAVSASSGYYGVDATYIIYSGKGTTGEVLWKANTADKRKNGPETIIRSKSEDGAVTVLFNANDSFYNADGWHAFVREYQSKDMSFDGIDVVQASSDFVAGGTADQEILWFKIVTGGDKNPLPLNKIAVDLKNCQSCVDKVSVYYTGKNDAFATTNKIGSVDVDGSVGNLEILVSSDFILEEGDTYFWITYDVKVGATPSQKLDAKLLSVTINNVLQSVENGDPEGDREIKNVCLLPVSGHDTINVGDFPYVCYDDGGADGEYSETQEGALTFVPKPGDVIKLTFKRFKTSVRDYLEIYDGTGVENENLLVKYDGDLNESLPESIISKAEDGSLTIRFNRTGYIVNDGWEIEVSSYTLKPLSCGTVKATSVNEKSELLGGSLNEKMLKVAVEAIGDRGSFVVDELSFGVTNSESLMNTKVYFTGTSDVFSPESQFGTEQTGDTPVFTGEQSISAPGTYYFWLTCDIRSDAAIGTALSFVQSGIKVNGNPFAIESSEIANLKIKDGFHGTHTIGENGKYKTITAAVEAMKDGINGAVVFELENGIYNEEVIIPEIPGASAANTITLKSKSGNYSDVTITAENHSGGYDEQNSAVMTIFGADYLTVEGITFTNPDNTYYYLMDVKNASNYVTIRNCYFKGEVMTSEPVTSDPHKLLHTNFVNQAVENTPDTYMTVEGNLFEGGYIAVQAGGANPTDTNKGTKIIGNTFRNQWSKAIYLNYDVDGVIEKNVISSNCSSKKEYNGIDMNTCYNTVVRNNVISATMPYICGIKLRPVSGSEEKHFRVYNNVLNLKSLTSSDNAYAISVTGGSTTNKISFVDIVNNTIRLSGNNTEKCAGIYNISNFSESITVQNNIIQNEAGGYVYWINSKPLKATTLNNNALYTSGTVFAKNYTTIENWLTGSKESNSINQKVTFQSDEILALKTLDGLNAGIPLDFVATDIVGNVRDTELPTIGAYEFVVAELPAMESGYPVLSGDVTYNSAVVTVKVTANAEVYYLLKNDEKEPSVEDVIAADNKVSLSKGQETAIPLTELKQHTEYYAFFVLKGLADGQLSEVIAMSAFTTVYAPTSVSTFEDVTVTETGFEDGTARFNGFVVEEITDGIEDSRKAAKLQTEGTVTLINTSDGLILTGFYLKSDADVTISASKGQLEISTRTIASTQDRWIYYSLKEWGEITSITLSSKGNVYIDNFSGNPQKLMVTADDKTVSEGESVILTADVSGGVSPYTYSWRNSKNEILSTEEQYSFVPQECGDYTLTVTDAWGETATITVRVIVTGEAAAATFENLYLDSESYWMGDPEESMSSFVSGSYKFSNYYEPDYATWAYFGYSNVTSTVYNPADFPSNQFGAAAGSGVHESENYAVAYASSYFGPTQVEVLNNPEGDVVKGCYVTNTAWVKYVTEQGTGMNSSGKEDANLPFTIGDYYKIIATGDNGNSAEFYLVDYRNSAEGIVVDTWEWFDLTSLGKVKKITFTVDGSRKNDWGTTIPTYFCLDDFNGSESIPEGLSNSDTDNCKVYLSGDMLRFEQCSGYTFSIYNINGTLSDKFNIDDDYQTIRLNKKKGLYIVVGMNGKNTITRKIQLR, encoded by the coding sequence ATGAAAAGAATTATTACATTCTTGATTGCTTTTGCGTTTTTATGCAAGGTGGGGTCGGTTTGGGGACAAACAACCTCAGTCATGATGCCGTATGGCGATGACTATGACAATCCGAAAACCGTTACGGTAACCGATCCGATAACATTTTATGATAGCGGCGGAAGCTCAAGCAATGCCGAATCGTGGTGTGATTATCCGTCATCGGTATGTTTTGTGCCGGGAAATGCAGGCGAAGTTATAGAAGTCTCTTTTGAAACAGTCGATGTAAAATCTGCTCAATTTAGAATTTATGACGGTTTTGTCGATGTCGGTTATGATGATTTACCCGACGGAGACAAAGGTGTAATTGCAGCAAATTCTGTTTTTCAGTCGGCTTCTCCTGACGGGAAAATGACAGTCGGCTATTATTGTCCGGGAATGTCGGGTACAGGCTGGAAAGCGGTCGTGAAAAGCGTATCTCTTAAAGATATGATAATCGGTGAATGCATCGCTCTTTCTACGGGCGTTTCTTCCGTTCCAGTAGGTTCGGAATGTCAACCGATAATGCTCATTAACGTAAAGGCGGAAGGAAGCCTTAATCCGTTAACGGTAAGTGAATTATCTTTTAATCTTAACGGTACGGTTTCTGTCTCGGATTTACAGAATTTAAAAGTTTATTATTCGGGAAATAAATTACAGTTTAATGATGCTCATCTTTATGCTTCCGGATCATCAGGTAGTTCCGATATTAAGGCATCCGGATCGCAAGAACTTGTATCGGGAAATAATTATTTTTGGTTGGTAGGAGATGTAACGGCGGCGTCTGTTGTCGGGAATAAAATAGTGGCACAATGTACGTCGATAAAGGTTGCCGGAAACGAGGTGCTTGAGACCCCGATTGCTTCTGTAGGAGAAGTTTATATTGGCAGTGAATTGAGCATGTCTGCGATGTGGCAGAATTGTTATGTAGGCCAGACATCTTTGAATTTTTATGATGATGGCGGGCCTGACGGAAAAATATCGGAGGGTTTTAAAGGGCAGACGACTTTTATACCTTCGACATTGGGTAGGCGGATTCAAATTGAATTCAAGAAAGTGGCATTATTCAGTACCACGACCAGCGATAAAAGCGATATACTAAAGGTGTATAACGGTAAATCGGTAAATGAGGCTGACTTGAATATTCAAATTTCCAATGGAGATATAATTACGGTAACATCTTCTTCAGACGATGGAGCATTGACTGTTGCGTTGACCAGTGTAACGGGTGCATTGTTCGGGGATGGTTTTGAAGCCGTAGTTTCTGAGGTCGAGCCCAAAGAAATGACTGTGAAATCTATTGTTGCAGCACAATATACCGACGGAACAATTATGGCTGGAGATCTTTTACAACCTATATTGTCATTGAATATACAGACAGAGAATATCTTTCCTATAATAGCGCAGACTTTTAAGTTTACTACATCCGGAACGACTAATACTGCAGATGTGACAAAAGCATCGGTCTATTATACGGGTAAAAAAGCGGAATTCGGTTCTTCTAATAAAATAGGAGAGGTTATTTTAAACGGTAGTTCTGATTTTGAAATAACCGGTTGTACTCAGGAACTGGGAGAAGGAAACAACTATTTTTGGTTGGCATACGATATAGATCCGAGAGCTGTAGCCGGAAATAAAATCGATGCGGGATGCACCGCTGTTGTCTTGTCGGGTAAGGAAGAGATTATTGCCGATACCAATCCGGAAGGCGACCGTACGATAAAAAATGAATACGTTTCTACGGTAGGAACATTTGAAAAAACGATTTATGGTAGTTGGACTTATACGCATACCCCCAAAAAGTATGGTAGTGGATATGAAGCTGTACAGGGAAATCAAATCGTTACATTTATTCCGTATTCTGAAGGTAAAATTATAGAATTGGAGTATCAGGATTTTGCCGTGAGTGCAAGCTCTGGATATTATGGAGTGGATGCTACTTATATAATTTATAGCGGTAAAGGAACGACCGGAGAAGTATTGTGGAAAGCAAATACCGCAGATAAGCGAAAAAACGGGCCGGAAACTATTATTCGTTCTAAATCGGAAGACGGAGCTGTCACTGTTCTTTTCAACGCCAATGATTCGTTTTATAATGCAGACGGCTGGCATGCTTTTGTAAGAGAATATCAATCGAAAGATATGTCATTCGACGGGATAGATGTCGTGCAGGCAAGTTCGGACTTTGTAGCTGGAGGTACTGCCGATCAGGAAATTTTGTGGTTTAAGATAGTGACCGGAGGCGATAAAAACCCGTTGCCTTTAAATAAAATTGCTGTCGATCTGAAAAACTGTCAATCTTGTGTAGATAAAGTCTCCGTTTATTATACAGGTAAGAATGATGCGTTTGCAACAACAAATAAAATCGGCAGTGTCGATGTTGACGGTTCTGTCGGGAATCTGGAGATTCTTGTGTCGTCTGACTTTATTCTGGAAGAAGGAGATACTTATTTTTGGATAACTTACGATGTCAAAGTCGGAGCTACACCATCACAGAAGTTAGATGCAAAATTACTGTCGGTTACCATAAATAATGTTTTGCAATCAGTCGAAAACGGAGATCCGGAAGGCGATCGGGAAATAAAGAATGTTTGTCTGTTACCGGTATCGGGACATGATACAATCAATGTGGGAGATTTTCCTTATGTTTGTTATGATGACGGAGGTGCAGACGGAGAATATAGTGAGACCCAAGAAGGTGCTTTGACATTTGTTCCGAAACCGGGAGATGTAATAAAGCTGACATTCAAACGGTTCAAGACCAGTGTCCGTGATTATTTGGAAATATACGATGGTACAGGAGTCGAGAATGAAAATTTATTGGTGAAATATGATGGAGATCTGAATGAAAGTTTACCGGAATCGATTATCTCTAAGGCAGAAGACGGTTCTTTGACAATCAGATTTAACAGAACGGGATACATAGTCAATGACGGTTGGGAGATAGAGGTGAGCTCTTATACGCTGAAACCGTTGAGCTGTGGTACAGTGAAGGCGACATCTGTTAATGAAAAAAGTGAACTTTTGGGTGGTTCTCTGAATGAAAAAATGCTTAAGGTTGCCGTAGAAGCTATCGGAGATAGAGGTTCGTTTGTTGTGGATGAACTTTCATTCGGAGTGACGAATTCAGAGAGTTTGATGAATACGAAAGTTTATTTTACCGGTACGAGTGATGTATTCAGTCCTGAAAGTCAGTTTGGCACAGAACAAACGGGCGATACTCCGGTATTTACGGGAGAACAGAGTATTTCAGCACCCGGAACTTATTATTTTTGGCTGACTTGTGATATAAGAAGCGATGCTGCAATCGGAACGGCATTGAGCTTTGTTCAATCCGGTATCAAGGTTAATGGAAATCCATTTGCAATAGAATCGTCGGAAATTGCAAATCTGAAAATTAAAGATGGATTCCATGGTACGCATACTATCGGAGAGAATGGGAAATATAAAACTATTACTGCTGCAGTCGAAGCAATGAAAGATGGTATAAATGGTGCTGTCGTTTTTGAATTAGAAAACGGAATCTACAATGAGGAGGTGATAATTCCTGAAATTCCGGGAGCTTCTGCTGCGAATACGATTACATTGAAATCTAAAAGTGGAAATTATAGCGATGTGACGATTACGGCAGAAAACCATTCCGGAGGATATGACGAACAAAACTCGGCTGTAATGACCATATTCGGAGCTGATTATTTGACGGTAGAAGGAATTACTTTTACTAATCCTGATAATACATATTATTATTTGATGGATGTGAAAAATGCAAGTAATTATGTTACTATTCGGAATTGTTATTTTAAAGGAGAGGTCATGACTTCTGAACCTGTTACATCAGATCCTCATAAATTATTGCATACGAATTTTGTAAATCAAGCTGTAGAAAATACTCCGGATACCTATATGACCGTTGAGGGCAACCTTTTTGAAGGAGGTTATATTGCGGTTCAGGCAGGTGGAGCAAATCCGACAGATACGAATAAAGGAACGAAGATTATCGGAAATACGTTCAGGAATCAATGGAGTAAAGCGATTTATCTGAATTATGATGTAGATGGAGTTATAGAGAAAAACGTGATTAGCAGCAACTGTTCATCGAAAAAAGAATATAATGGGATAGATATGAATACTTGTTATAATACGGTTGTGCGGAATAATGTGATATCTGCGACAATGCCCTATATCTGCGGCATAAAGCTGAGACCTGTTTCCGGTTCAGAAGAAAAGCACTTCCGCGTATATAATAATGTATTGAATCTGAAATCTTTGACATCATCGGATAATGCGTATGCAATTTCGGTAACCGGAGGCTCTACGACAAATAAAATCAGCTTTGTGGATATTGTGAACAATACGATACGTTTGAGTGGAAATAATACCGAAAAATGTGCCGGAATATATAATATTTCCAATTTCAGCGAATCGATTACGGTACAGAACAATATTATACAAAACGAAGCCGGCGGTTATGTTTATTGGATAAACAGCAAGCCGCTGAAAGCAACGACGCTCAATAATAATGCTCTTTATACTTCCGGAACTGTTTTTGCGAAAAATTATACTACGATCGAGAATTGGTTGACCGGTTCTAAAGAATCTAATAGTATTAATCAAAAAGTGACTTTTCAGTCAGACGAAATACTTGCATTGAAAACTTTGGACGGCCTTAATGCCGGTATTCCGTTAGATTTTGTTGCTACCGATATTGTCGGAAATGTGCGTGATACGGAACTCCCGACTATCGGAGCTTATGAATTTGTTGTAGCAGAATTGCCGGCGATGGAATCCGGATATCCGGTTTTGTCAGGAGATGTGACTTATAATTCGGCGGTTGTTACTGTCAAAGTAACGGCTAATGCAGAAGTCTATTATTTATTAAAGAATGACGAAAAAGAGCCTTCTGTGGAAGATGTTATTGCTGCCGATAATAAAGTTTCGCTTTCTAAAGGACAGGAAACAGCAATCCCGTTGACCGAATTGAAACAGCATACTGAATATTATGCGTTTTTTGTTTTGAAAGGTTTGGCAGACGGTCAATTATCAGAGGTTATCGCTATGAGCGCCTTTACAACAGTTTATGCACCGACATCTGTGTCCACATTTGAAGATGTAACCGTTACGGAAACCGGATTTGAAGATGGAACGGCTCGATTCAATGGTTTTGTCGTAGAAGAGATTACTGATGGAATAGAAGATAGCCGGAAAGCAGCAAAACTCCAAACAGAAGGAACTGTTACTTTGATAAATACTTCTGATGGATTGATATTGACCGGATTTTATTTGAAGTCGGATGCCGATGTTACAATATCTGCATCAAAAGGTCAACTTGAGATTTCTACCCGGACTATAGCTTCGACTCAGGATCGGTGGATATATTACAGTTTAAAAGAATGGGGAGAAATAACTTCTATAACTTTAAGTAGTAAGGGTAATGTTTATATAGATAATTTCAGCGGTAACCCCCAAAAACTGATGGTAACGGCAGACGATAAGACTGTTTCGGAAGGTGAGTCCGTAATTTTGACAGCCGATGTTTCAGGAGGAGTTTCTCCATATACATATAGCTGGAGAAACTCGAAGAATGAAATCCTTTCCACTGAAGAACAGTATTCTTTTGTTCCTCAGGAATGCGGCGACTATACTTTGACTGTGACGGATGCTTGGGGTGAAACTGCAACGATAACGGTTCGGGTAATTGTAACCGGAGAAGCTGCTGCCGCAACTTTTGAAAATTTATATCTTGATTCTGAAAGCTATTGGATGGGTGATCCGGAAGAATCTATGAGTTCATTTGTAAGCGGTTCTTATAAATTCTCTAATTATTATGAGCCGGATTATGCAACATGGGCTTATTTCGGTTATTCAAATGTGACTTCAACGGTTTATAATCCGGCGGATTTCCCTTCGAATCAATTTGGGGCGGCAGCCGGTAGCGGGGTACATGAATCTGAAAATTATGCGGTTGCGTATGCTTCAAGCTATTTTGGTCCGACGCAGGTTGAAGTCTTGAATAATCCGGAGGGAGATGTTGTCAAAGGCTGTTATGTAACGAATACAGCTTGGGTGAAATATGTAACGGAACAGGGTACGGGAATGAACTCGAGCGGGAAGGAAGATGCGAATCTGCCGTTTACTATCGGGGATTATTATAAAATAATAGCTACCGGAGATAATGGTAATTCGGCAGAATTTTATCTGGTAGATTACCGGAATTCGGCAGAAGGAATCGTTGTAGATACTTGGGAGTGGTTTGATTTAACTTCTTTAGGGAAGGTCAAGAAAATCACTTTTACGGTGGACGGCTCTCGAAAAAATGATTGGGGAACGACTATCCCGACATATTTCTGTCTGGACGATTTCAATGGGTCGGAAAGTATACCTGAAGGTCTGTCGAATTCGGATACCGATAATTGTAAAGTGTATCTTTCGGGTGACATGTTGAGATTCGAGCAATGTTCAGGATATACATTCAGCATATACAATATCAATGGAACTTTGTCGGATAAATTCAATATAGATGACGATTATCAGACCATCCGGTTAAATAAGAAAAAAGGTCTTTATATCGTTGTCGGAATGAATGGAAAGAACACGATTACTCGTAAGATACAGTTACGGTAA
- a CDS encoding DUF2461 domain-containing protein, with protein sequence MMKDILDFLTELRQHNNRDWFNERKDRFYELRATFLNRVDELIRLISIFDEEIAGLEAKDCVYRIYRDTRFSPDKTPYKTFFSAYIASKGGKKSLRAGYYLHLEPGNCLLGGGVWCPESKLLKELREAVYEHCDEFIEITENPEFKKVYPAFDGEMLKTIPRPFPKDFKYPELLMRKDYVVMGKKQDRFFEDNNWIQETAADFKVLQPLNRFLNYTVDEVYDY encoded by the coding sequence GTGATGAAAGATATACTTGATTTTTTAACAGAACTGCGTCAACACAACAATAGAGATTGGTTTAATGAGCGTAAAGATCGGTTTTATGAATTACGAGCTACATTTTTAAATAGGGTTGACGAACTGATCCGCCTCATTTCGATATTCGATGAAGAAATTGCCGGTTTAGAGGCAAAAGATTGCGTATATCGAATTTATAGAGATACACGTTTTTCTCCGGACAAAACGCCTTATAAAACATTTTTTTCGGCATATATAGCTTCTAAAGGCGGTAAAAAAAGTTTACGTGCCGGATATTATTTACACTTAGAACCGGGAAACTGTTTATTAGGCGGAGGTGTATGGTGTCCGGAATCAAAACTATTGAAAGAATTACGAGAAGCGGTATATGAACATTGCGATGAATTTATCGAAATAACGGAAAACCCGGAGTTTAAAAAAGTATATCCGGCTTTCGACGGTGAAATGCTTAAAACAATTCCACGGCCATTCCCGAAAGATTTCAAATATCCTGAATTGCTAATGAGAAAAGACTACGTCGTAATGGGGAAAAAGCAAGACCGTTTTTTCGAGGACAATAACTGGATACAAGAAACAGCCGCCGATTTTAAAGTTTTGCAACCGCTTAACCGCTTTCTAAATTATACCGTAGATGAAGTATATGATTACTGA